One Tistrella mobilis DNA segment encodes these proteins:
- a CDS encoding diguanylate cyclase, with protein sequence MCVDPDWEPFERIDEAGRHVGIAADLLRLVATRLGIDIVLHPTASWDESLAASKAGHCRILSFLNRTPERERWLVFTAPIFRDQNIVITREEHPYIGDLHGVSAETVALPRGTMVEERLRRLYPNLQITTTGSEPEAVEMVSERRADMTIRSLIVAAYAIRKEGLFNLKIAGQVPELTNELRVGVLAGEPMLRDILDKGIATVTAQEREAISNRHVAVQIQRGIDYRLVWQVGAAAAVLLLLALYWNRKLARMNRELVRLSTTDPLTGLFNRMKVDGFLEEELARARRTGQSFGVIMLDLDHFKAVNDQHGHQLGDAVLVDVAALLRAGQGPGGMAGRWGGEEFILVCPGADLPETARRAEALRAAIAAHGFAVGPCTGSFGVAAWRPEDRVEDIVRRADAALYDAKRAGRNRVCRVADETDGMRAQAAG encoded by the coding sequence ATGTGCGTCGACCCGGATTGGGAGCCTTTTGAGCGGATCGACGAAGCCGGCCGGCATGTCGGCATCGCGGCCGACCTTCTCCGTCTGGTGGCGACACGGCTCGGCATCGACATCGTGCTACATCCGACCGCAAGCTGGGATGAAAGCCTCGCCGCTTCGAAGGCCGGGCACTGCCGGATCCTCAGCTTCCTGAACCGGACGCCCGAAAGGGAACGCTGGCTGGTCTTTACCGCGCCGATCTTTCGCGACCAGAACATCGTGATCACCCGTGAAGAGCACCCCTATATCGGCGACCTTCACGGGGTCAGCGCCGAGACCGTGGCCCTGCCGCGTGGCACCATGGTCGAAGAGCGGCTGCGGCGGCTCTATCCCAATCTTCAGATCACCACCACCGGCAGCGAGCCCGAAGCGGTCGAGATGGTTTCGGAACGCCGGGCCGACATGACCATCCGGTCGCTGATCGTCGCCGCCTATGCGATCCGCAAGGAGGGGTTGTTCAATCTGAAGATTGCGGGCCAGGTTCCTGAATTAACGAATGAATTGCGGGTCGGCGTTCTGGCCGGAGAACCGATGCTGCGCGACATTCTGGACAAGGGCATCGCAACGGTCACGGCGCAGGAGCGGGAGGCGATTTCCAACCGTCATGTCGCCGTGCAGATCCAGCGCGGGATTGATTATCGCCTCGTCTGGCAGGTCGGTGCCGCAGCGGCGGTGCTGCTGCTGCTTGCACTCTACTGGAACCGTAAACTGGCGCGGATGAATCGGGAACTGGTCCGCCTGTCGACCACAGACCCGCTGACCGGGCTGTTCAATCGGATGAAGGTCGACGGTTTCCTCGAGGAGGAACTGGCCCGTGCCCGACGAACCGGCCAGAGCTTCGGGGTGATCATGCTCGATCTCGACCATTTCAAGGCCGTCAACGATCAGCATGGCCACCAGCTGGGCGATGCCGTGCTGGTCGATGTGGCAGCCCTGCTGCGTGCCGGCCAGGGCCCGGGCGGCATGGCAGGGCGTTGGGGCGGCGAAGAATTCATCCTGGTCTGCCCGGGAGCGGATCTGCCCGAAACCGCCCGGCGGGCCGAGGCGCTGCGGGCAGCCATAGCCGCCCATGGCTTCGCGGTCGGCCCCTGCACCGGCAGTTTCGGGGTTGCCGCCTGGCGCCCCGAAGACCGGGTCGAGGACATCGTGCGCCGGGCCGATGCGGCGCTTTACGATGCGAAACGCGCTGGCCGCAACCGGGTCTGCCGCGTGGCGGATGAAACCGACGGCATGCGCGCGCAGGCAGCCGGCTGA
- a CDS encoding DUF1304 domain-containing protein, which yields MIAQILAALVAAIHAYILVLEMFLWDTPRGRKAFGTTADFAAQTRVLAANQGLYNGFLAAGLIYGLVRGGDEGFAFLVFFLVSVVVAGLYGAATASRKILFIQALPAALALAALLAGI from the coding sequence ATGATTGCCCAGATCCTTGCCGCGCTGGTCGCGGCCATCCATGCCTATATTCTCGTCCTGGAGATGTTTCTCTGGGACACGCCGCGCGGTCGGAAGGCCTTCGGCACCACGGCCGATTTCGCGGCGCAGACCCGGGTTCTTGCCGCAAATCAGGGGCTCTATAACGGCTTTCTGGCAGCCGGCCTGATCTATGGTCTGGTGCGCGGCGGCGATGAGGGCTTCGCCTTCCTCGTCTTCTTCCTGGTCTCGGTTGTGGTGGCCGGGCTTTATGGTGCGGCAACGGCGAGCCGCAAGATCCTGTTCATCCAGGCGCTGCCGGCGGCTTTGGCGCTGGCGGCGCTGCTCGCCGGGATCTGA